In Wenyingzhuangia fucanilytica, the following are encoded in one genomic region:
- the nrfD gene encoding NrfD/PsrC family molybdoenzyme membrane anchor subunit, producing the protein MSSHYEAPIREPLVLGEKSYHDITMDIVKPIEGKANKNWYIAFGIALVAFLWGVGCILYTIGTGIGVWGLNKNIGWAWDITNFVWWVGIGHAGTLISAVLLLFRQKWRMAINRSAEAMTIFAVFQAGLFPLIHMGRPWNGYWVLPIPNQFGSLWVNFNSPLLWDVFAISTYLSVSLVFWWTGLLPDFAMIRDRAVKPFQKKIYALLSFGWSGRAKDWQRFEEVSLVLAGLATPLVLSVHTIVSMDFATSINPGWHSTIFPPYFVAGAIFSGFAMVQTLLGIMRKVSNLENYITRLHVEYMNIVIIVTGGIVAVAYASEFFIAWYTGSPYENYTYMSVGAATGPYGWAFWSLILFNIAIPQLLWITKVRRSFIWSFIISIAINIGMWFERFDIIAIVLSKGHLPSTWTRFEPTFVDVGVFVGTIGFFFVLFLLYARTFPVIAQAEVKTIMKSSGEHYKQLRDGKNEH; encoded by the coding sequence ATGTCGTCTCATTACGAAGCACCCATCAGAGAACCTTTAGTTTTAGGGGAAAAGAGTTACCACGATATCACAATGGATATCGTAAAACCAATAGAGGGTAAGGCAAATAAAAATTGGTATATCGCATTCGGTATTGCACTTGTAGCATTTTTGTGGGGTGTAGGATGTATTTTGTATACCATCGGAACAGGAATTGGAGTTTGGGGATTAAACAAGAACATTGGATGGGCTTGGGATATTACAAACTTTGTATGGTGGGTAGGTATTGGTCATGCCGGTACATTGATCTCAGCTGTATTATTATTATTCCGTCAAAAATGGAGAATGGCTATTAACCGTTCTGCAGAAGCAATGACAATTTTTGCCGTATTCCAGGCAGGTTTATTCCCATTAATTCACATGGGACGTCCTTGGAACGGATACTGGGTGTTACCTATTCCAAACCAATTTGGATCTTTATGGGTTAACTTTAACTCACCGTTATTATGGGATGTATTTGCAATCTCAACGTATTTATCTGTATCATTAGTTTTCTGGTGGACTGGTTTATTACCTGACTTTGCAATGATTAGAGATAGAGCTGTTAAGCCTTTCCAAAAGAAGATATACGCTTTGTTATCTTTTGGTTGGTCTGGTAGAGCTAAAGACTGGCAACGTTTTGAAGAGGTTTCTTTAGTATTAGCTGGTTTGGCAACTCCATTAGTACTTTCTGTACACACTATTGTATCTATGGACTTTGCTACATCTATTAACCCGGGTTGGCACTCAACAATTTTCCCTCCTTATTTCGTTGCTGGAGCAATCTTCTCAGGATTTGCTATGGTACAAACGTTATTGGGAATTATGAGAAAAGTATCAAACTTAGAAAACTACATCACTCGTTTACATGTTGAATACATGAATATAGTAATTATAGTTACTGGTGGTATTGTAGCAGTTGCTTATGCATCTGAGTTCTTTATTGCTTGGTACACTGGTTCTCCTTACGAAAACTATACTTATATGTCTGTAGGTGCTGCAACAGGACCTTATGGATGGGCATTTTGGTCATTGATTCTATTTAACATTGCTATCCCTCAGTTGTTGTGGATTACAAAGGTTAGAAGAAGTTTTATTTGGTCTTTCATTATCTCTATTGCAATTAACATAGGAATGTGGTTTGAGCGTTTTGATATTATTGCTATTGTATTAAGTAAAGGTCATTTACCATCTACATGGACTCGTTTTGAACCTACATTTGTAGATGTTGGTGTATTCGTTGGAACAATTGGATTCTTCTTTGTATTGTTCTTGTTATATGCTAGAACTTTCCCTGTAATTGCTCAGGCAGAAGTAAAAACAATTATGAAATCTTCAGGAGAACATTATAAACAATTAAGAGACGGAAAAAATGAGCACTAA
- a CDS encoding c-type cytochrome, whose translation MSRLFKITTVIAIVTLVFTSCDKTKRNLQYMPDMYQSVSGEPYEESNVFSNGIEAQLPAEGSISRGHIPYEYPDTNEGYEDAKKNLKSPLTVADFDSNKEAQLFDIYCAVCHGKKGDGQGELVKREKFLGIPNYKDRDLTEGSIYHVIMHGKNMMGSHASQLTEKERWLIVKHVQELRNNLLK comes from the coding sequence ATGAGTAGATTATTTAAAATAACAACAGTTATAGCAATAGTAACATTGGTATTCACTTCATGCGATAAAACAAAGCGTAACTTACAGTACATGCCAGATATGTACCAGTCAGTTTCAGGTGAACCTTATGAAGAAAGTAACGTTTTCTCAAACGGTATAGAAGCACAATTACCTGCAGAAGGATCAATCTCAAGAGGACATATTCCTTACGAGTATCCTGATACTAATGAAGGTTATGAAGATGCTAAAAAGAATTTAAAATCTCCTTTAACAGTTGCTGACTTTGATAGTAATAAAGAAGCTCAATTGTTTGATATTTATTGTGCAGTTTGTCATGGTAAAAAAGGTGATGGACAAGGTGAGTTAGTTAAGAGAGAAAAGTTTTTAGGAATTCCTAACTATAAAGATAGAGATCTTACAGAAGGAAGTATTTACCACGTAATTATGCATGGTAAAAACATGATGGGATCTCACGCTTCTCAGTTGACAGAGAAAGAACGTTGGTTAATTGTTAAACACGTTCAGGAATTAAGAAACAACTTGTTAAAATAA
- a CDS encoding TAT-variant-translocated molybdopterin oxidoreductase — protein sequence MASNKKYWKSVEELNENSSIVASLEQNEFNEGQAPESFLGDKETLETSSTTRRDFLKYVGFTTAAASLAACEGPVIKSVPYVVKPEEVTPGVANYYASTIADGFDFANVLVKTKEGRPVFILPNKEAKGTTNARVNASVLSLYDSLRLRGPKIKGNTASWSDVNSKITAQLEQLSNAGEKIVFLTGTMASPSTDAIIADFSKKYNNVSHVVYDAVTESAALDAFEESYGERALPNYKLDDAKVIVSIGADFLGDWQGGGFEAAYAAGRDVKAGKFSRHIQVEANYSLTGANADKRIVLKPSEQSYALINLYNAITGQSLASKKTPADADIKKAAAQLKKAGNKAVVVTGIQDKNAQLIALAINNYLNSEILDTTNVKYVRGGNDAEVASLVAELKAGKVGALITYNTNPVYTLANAADFKAGLAKTKLTVGFSSKEDETLSEMQYALATPSYLEAWGDVTITANQYSLTQPTIKPLFDTKQFQDCVLAWTGVSTSYYDYLSSFAKTTILNGSSWNKALHDGFATVSATTLSANSIDVAAAAKALKANTKTGEFELTLYSSVALGDGQQANNPWLQELPDPLTRASWDNYLLISQADADKLGFTNPVQDNGAINGQYATVTVKGVAIENVPVLIQPGQAQGTLALSYGYGKTKGLKEEMLLGVNAYAVAFGGSQIASVTNAGGEHLFACEQLQHTIAGRHDILRETSLEEYKHGNAEEWNPRPEVSLKHQEVDVTKVDLWEDQDRSIGHHFNLSIDLTSCTGCGSCVIACHSENNVPVVGKHEVRVGRDMHWLRIDRYYTSEGDEGLETKKTNSAPTTQDNAAFYESLETVEAVNPQVAFQPIMCQHCNHAPCETVCPVAATSHGRQGQNQMAYNRCVGTRYCANNCPYRVRRFNWFKYNSNDEFDFHMNDDFGKMVLNPDVVVRSRGVMEKCSMCIQMTQKTILDAKKEGRPVDVNEFTTACSSACATGSIKFGDINNPEDEVTALRKDERAYRLLEFIGTDNNVVYQTKIRNTNEA from the coding sequence ATGGCATCAAACAAAAAATACTGGAAAAGTGTTGAGGAACTAAATGAAAATAGTTCTATTGTTGCTTCGCTTGAACAAAACGAATTTAATGAAGGACAAGCTCCTGAATCGTTTTTAGGTGATAAAGAAACTTTAGAAACGTCTAGTACAACAAGACGTGATTTCTTAAAATATGTTGGGTTTACAACAGCAGCAGCTTCTTTAGCAGCTTGTGAAGGACCAGTAATAAAATCTGTTCCTTATGTTGTAAAACCAGAGGAGGTAACTCCAGGTGTTGCAAATTATTATGCATCTACTATTGCAGATGGATTTGACTTTGCAAACGTTTTGGTAAAAACTAAAGAAGGACGTCCTGTTTTTATTTTACCAAACAAAGAAGCAAAAGGAACTACTAATGCACGTGTAAATGCATCAGTACTTTCTTTATACGACAGTCTAAGATTAAGAGGTCCTAAAATAAAAGGGAATACAGCTTCTTGGTCTGATGTAAATTCAAAAATAACAGCTCAGTTAGAACAACTTTCTAACGCTGGAGAAAAAATAGTTTTCTTAACAGGAACTATGGCAAGTCCATCAACAGATGCTATTATTGCTGATTTTTCAAAAAAATATAATAATGTATCTCATGTAGTTTATGATGCTGTAACAGAATCTGCTGCTTTAGATGCTTTTGAAGAGTCTTACGGTGAAAGAGCGTTACCTAATTATAAATTAGATGATGCTAAAGTAATTGTTTCTATTGGTGCAGATTTCTTAGGAGATTGGCAAGGTGGAGGATTCGAAGCTGCTTATGCTGCGGGTAGAGATGTAAAGGCAGGAAAGTTTTCTCGCCATATCCAAGTAGAAGCAAACTACTCTTTAACTGGAGCAAATGCTGATAAAAGAATTGTATTAAAGCCATCTGAGCAATCGTATGCTTTAATTAATTTATATAACGCTATTACTGGACAAAGCTTAGCATCTAAGAAAACTCCAGCAGATGCAGATATTAAAAAGGCTGCTGCTCAATTAAAAAAGGCAGGAAACAAAGCAGTTGTTGTTACTGGTATTCAAGATAAGAATGCTCAATTAATTGCTTTAGCAATTAACAACTATTTAAACTCTGAAATTTTAGATACTACTAACGTAAAGTATGTACGTGGTGGAAATGATGCTGAGGTTGCAAGTTTAGTAGCTGAATTAAAAGCAGGTAAAGTAGGTGCTTTAATTACTTATAATACAAACCCTGTATATACTCTAGCAAATGCAGCTGATTTTAAAGCTGGTTTAGCTAAAACAAAATTAACAGTTGGTTTTTCATCTAAAGAAGATGAAACGTTAAGCGAAATGCAATATGCTTTAGCAACACCAAGTTATTTAGAAGCTTGGGGAGATGTTACTATTACAGCAAATCAATATAGTTTAACACAACCAACTATCAAACCATTGTTTGATACAAAACAATTCCAAGATTGTGTGTTAGCATGGACAGGTGTAAGTACTTCTTATTACGATTACTTATCTTCTTTTGCAAAAACAACTATTTTAAATGGTTCTTCTTGGAACAAAGCTTTACATGATGGTTTTGCTACTGTTAGTGCAACAACATTAAGTGCTAATTCTATAGATGTTGCTGCTGCAGCAAAAGCTTTAAAAGCAAATACAAAAACAGGTGAGTTTGAATTGACATTATATTCTTCAGTTGCTTTAGGAGATGGTCAACAAGCAAACAACCCATGGTTACAAGAGTTACCAGATCCATTAACAAGAGCGTCTTGGGATAACTACTTGTTAATTTCTCAAGCAGATGCCGATAAATTAGGGTTTACAAACCCAGTTCAAGATAATGGTGCTATCAATGGTCAATATGCTACAGTTACTGTAAAAGGAGTAGCTATTGAGAATGTTCCTGTGTTAATCCAACCAGGTCAAGCACAAGGAACTTTAGCTTTATCTTATGGATATGGTAAAACTAAAGGTTTAAAAGAAGAAATGTTATTAGGAGTAAATGCTTATGCAGTTGCTTTTGGAGGTTCTCAAATAGCTTCAGTTACAAATGCAGGTGGTGAACATTTATTTGCTTGTGAGCAATTACAACACACAATAGCAGGTCGTCATGATATTTTAAGAGAAACTAGCTTAGAAGAGTATAAACATGGAAACGCTGAAGAGTGGAATCCAAGACCAGAGGTATCTTTAAAACACCAAGAAGTTGATGTTACTAAAGTTGACTTATGGGAAGATCAAGATCGTTCTATCGGACATCACTTTAATTTATCTATAGACTTGACATCTTGTACAGGATGTGGATCATGTGTAATTGCATGTCACTCTGAAAACAACGTTCCAGTTGTAGGTAAACATGAAGTTAGAGTGGGTAGAGATATGCACTGGTTGCGTATTGATAGATATTATACTTCGGAAGGAGATGAAGGATTAGAAACTAAGAAAACTAATTCAGCTCCTACTACACAAGATAATGCAGCATTCTATGAGTCATTAGAAACTGTAGAAGCTGTAAACCCTCAGGTTGCTTTCCAACCTATCATGTGTCAGCACTGTAACCACGCTCCTTGTGAAACTGTATGTCCTGTGGCTGCAACTTCTCATGGTCGTCAAGGTCAAAACCAAATGGCATACAACAGGTGTGTTGGTACTCGTTACTGTGCTAACAACTGTCCTTATAGAGTACGTCGTTTTAACTGGTTTAAATACAACAGCAATGATGAGTTTGATTTCCATATGAATGATGACTTTGGTAAGATGGTATTAAACCCAGATGTAGTAGTACGTTCTCGTGGAGTTATGGAAAAATGTTCTATGTGTATTCAAATGACTCAAAAGACTATCCTAGATGCTAAAAAAGAGGGTAGACCAGTTGATGTTAATGAATTCACTACAGCTTGTTCTAGTGCTTGTGCTACAGGTTCTATCAAGTTTGGAGATATTAATAACCCAGAAGATGAAGTTACTGCTTTACGTAAAGATGAGCGTGCATATAGATTGTTAGAGTTCATTGGAACTGACAATAATGTAGTTTATCAAACTAAAATCAGAAACACAAACGAAGCTTAA
- a CDS encoding c-type cytochrome, whose protein sequence is MKIVKLHRKLSSVLKLSLALFFSFSLSLSAQDKPSDEQVKAGKALFNMHCASCHKLDKKSTGPALAHVAERREMDWLKAWIKNNNKLRASGDADAKAVYEEFGGVAMSTFEFLSDDQIESIIAYTTVGDVKKGGAAAAFQPVEVESTPSQVLPKIATVVVTLVLLALIGWVFLKSNNGFLKIFATIILVFLGVYFGFTALMSVGVDEGYQPVQPIAFSHKIHAGDNKIDCQYCHSSAKHSKTSGIPSVNVCMNCHKNISEVADDTQVKLGEGRVLDKSKLDKEIQKVYDAAGWDAENLKYTGVTKPVKWVRVHNLPDFAYFNHSQHVTVAGVACQKCHGAVEEMDELHQHASLTMGWCIECHKETEVNIAGNGYYKKIHEQLSQKYGVNKVTIAQLGGKECGKCHY, encoded by the coding sequence ATGAAAATTGTGAAATTACACAGAAAATTATCTAGTGTTTTAAAGTTAAGTTTAGCGCTTTTCTTCTCTTTTTCTTTAAGTTTATCTGCACAAGATAAACCATCAGATGAGCAAGTAAAAGCTGGAAAAGCATTGTTTAACATGCATTGTGCTTCATGTCACAAGTTAGACAAGAAATCAACAGGACCTGCTCTTGCGCACGTTGCAGAACGTCGTGAAATGGATTGGTTAAAAGCCTGGATTAAAAACAACAACAAGTTAAGAGCTTCTGGTGATGCTGATGCAAAAGCAGTATACGAAGAGTTTGGTGGTGTTGCAATGAGTACTTTTGAGTTTTTGTCTGATGATCAGATAGAAAGTATTATTGCTTATACTACTGTTGGAGATGTTAAAAAAGGAGGAGCTGCTGCTGCTTTTCAACCAGTAGAGGTAGAGTCTACACCTAGTCAAGTTTTACCAAAAATCGCTACAGTAGTAGTAACGTTGGTTTTGTTAGCTTTAATAGGATGGGTTTTCTTAAAAAGTAACAACGGTTTCTTAAAGATATTCGCAACAATTATTTTAGTGTTTTTAGGAGTGTATTTTGGATTTACAGCATTAATGTCTGTAGGTGTTGATGAAGGATATCAGCCAGTACAGCCAATTGCATTCTCTCATAAAATTCACGCAGGTGATAATAAGATTGATTGTCAATACTGTCACTCATCAGCCAAACACTCTAAAACTTCTGGAATTCCATCAGTAAATGTTTGTATGAACTGTCATAAGAATATTTCTGAAGTTGCAGATGATACTCAGGTGAAATTAGGCGAAGGAAGAGTATTAGACAAATCTAAGTTAGATAAAGAAATTCAAAAAGTATACGATGCTGCTGGTTGGGATGCAGAAAACTTAAAGTATACTGGGGTGACTAAGCCTGTTAAATGGGTACGTGTTCACAACTTACCAGATTTCGCATACTTTAACCACTCACAACACGTAACTGTTGCTGGAGTTGCTTGTCAAAAATGTCATGGAGCTGTAGAGGAAATGGATGAGTTACATCAACATGCATCATTAACAATGGGTTGGTGTATCGAGTGTCACAAAGAGACAGAGGTGAATATTGCAGGTAACGGATACTATAAAAAGATACACGAACAATTATCTCAAAAATATGGAGTAAATAAGGTTACTATTGCTCAATTAGGAGGTAAGGAGTGTGGTAAGTGTCATTACTAA
- a CDS encoding DUF3341 domain-containing protein encodes MSTNKVIHALYNDDDVLMDAVKTVKEANHHIEEVFTPFPVHGLDKLLGLPHTRLAICAFIYGLCGLSFAIWMTNYMMIQDWPQDIGGKPNFAWIYNMPAFVPIMFELTVFFAAHLMVITFYMRSRLWPFKEAENPDPRTTDDIFLMEIPVEDNEEELTALLNTTNAVEIKVIEKH; translated from the coding sequence ATGAGCACTAATAAAGTTATACACGCATTATATAATGATGATGATGTTTTAATGGATGCCGTTAAAACAGTAAAAGAAGCTAATCATCATATTGAAGAAGTTTTTACACCGTTTCCAGTTCACGGTTTAGATAAATTATTAGGATTGCCACATACTCGTTTAGCAATATGTGCATTCATATACGGATTGTGTGGTTTGTCTTTCGCTATTTGGATGACAAATTATATGATGATTCAAGATTGGCCACAAGATATTGGAGGTAAACCCAACTTTGCTTGGATTTACAACATGCCAGCTTTTGTACCAATTATGTTTGAATTAACAGTTTTCTTTGCAGCTCACTTAATGGTAATTACTTTTTATATGAGAAGTAGATTATGGCCATTTAAAGAAGCAGAAAACCCTGATCCAAGAACTACAGATGATATTTTCTTAATGGAAATTCCTGTAGAAGATAATGAAGAAGAATTAACAGCTTTGTTAAATACAACTAACGCTGTTGAGATTAAAGTAATTGAAAAGCATTAA